Proteins from a genomic interval of Thermoanaerobacterium thermosaccharolyticum DSM 571:
- the pgmB gene encoding beta-phosphoglucomutase — protein MKNKGIKYKGIIFDLDGVITDTAEYHYLAWKKLADELNIYFDRKINENLKGVSRLESLEIILKNSDKVFSDEEKHYLADKKNDYYKEMIKKITPQDILPGVCDLINNLKEREIKIAVASVSKNAKTVLDNLGLLDSFDYIVDAEKIKNGKPDPEIFLNAADGIKVEPCCCIGIEDSKAGIEAINRAGMLSVGVGNPETVEEADIILKDLSNPSDLLNLI, from the coding sequence TTGAAGAACAAAGGTATTAAATACAAAGGTATAATATTTGACTTAGATGGCGTTATAACAGATACTGCTGAGTACCATTATCTTGCATGGAAAAAGTTAGCAGATGAACTTAATATTTATTTTGATAGAAAAATAAATGAGAATTTAAAAGGGGTTAGCCGACTTGAATCATTAGAAATAATATTAAAAAATAGCGATAAAGTTTTTAGCGATGAAGAAAAGCATTATTTAGCAGATAAGAAAAATGATTATTATAAGGAAATGATAAAAAAAATAACGCCCCAAGACATACTACCTGGTGTATGCGACTTAATAAATAATTTAAAGGAAAGAGAAATTAAAATTGCCGTAGCATCTGTAAGCAAAAATGCAAAAACTGTTCTTGACAATCTTGGACTTTTAGATTCTTTTGATTATATCGTGGATGCAGAGAAGATAAAGAATGGAAAACCGGATCCTGAAATTTTTTTAAATGCAGCAGACGGCATTAAAGTAGAACCTTGCTGTTGTATTGGCATAGAGGATTCCAAAGCTGGAATAGAAGCTATAAATAGAGCAGGAATGCTATCAGTAGGGGTCGGCAATCCAGAGACAGTGGAGGAAGCAGATATTATACTTAAGGATTTAAGCAATCCTTCAGACTTATTAAATCTCATATAA
- a CDS encoding polysaccharide deacetylase family protein codes for MKIYFVKKSVIVNLFAVFVLAFISVLYFNYGIPPVVRTFLNINRQLPIYSVDIPDRRVAISFDASWGSDKTERILQILRNKNVRVTFFLTGLWVDKYPDLVKKISEEGHDVENHSNTHPHMTQLSDSQIVNELKVNEEKIVKLTGKKPYLFRPPFGDYNDKVIITAKSLGYYTIQWDVDSLDWKDLNTEAIINRVLPNVKKGSIILFHNNGDFTADALPYIIDKLKENGYQIVPISQLIYKENYYIDHEGRQHLNQNQ; via the coding sequence GTGAAAATATATTTTGTAAAGAAAAGCGTTATTGTCAATTTATTTGCTGTTTTTGTACTAGCATTTATCTCCGTTTTATATTTCAATTATGGGATACCACCTGTAGTGAGGACTTTTTTGAATATTAATAGGCAACTTCCGATTTATAGTGTTGATATACCTGATAGAAGAGTTGCGATTTCATTTGACGCATCGTGGGGCAGTGATAAAACAGAAAGAATATTGCAAATACTTAGGAACAAAAACGTTAGGGTTACATTTTTTTTGACGGGGTTGTGGGTTGACAAGTATCCCGATTTGGTTAAAAAGATATCTGAAGAAGGCCATGACGTCGAAAATCACAGCAATACACATCCTCACATGACTCAATTAAGTGATAGCCAAATAGTCAATGAATTAAAAGTTAATGAAGAAAAGATTGTCAAGCTAACGGGTAAAAAGCCATATTTATTTAGACCACCTTTTGGTGATTACAACGATAAAGTCATTATAACAGCAAAAAGCCTAGGATATTATACGATACAGTGGGATGTTGATTCTCTTGACTGGAAAGATCTCAATACTGAGGCTATAATAAATAGAGTATTACCAAACGTAAAAAAAGGGTCTATAATATTGTTTCACAATAATGGCGATTTTACAGCGGATGCACTTCCTTATATTATAGATAAGTTAAAAGAAAATGGGTATCAAATAGTT